One region of Anticarsia gemmatalis isolate Benzon Research Colony breed Stoneville strain chromosome 2, ilAntGemm2 primary, whole genome shotgun sequence genomic DNA includes:
- the LOC142980159 gene encoding uncharacterized protein CG7065-like isoform X1, giving the protein MDLPDCPPGAEGYQDSVTEVPRKYDDTTCTKAEQEFQEHLNSLKIKLEDGTTRNMVERSGRDVAGKWIYLCYPCAAVCSGESILQTHISGKKHKAKLALTNRWPCSIFDDHPYHQASAKTAEKPQNVREAQEDFHNRDAISLEQEFSKYRNIPCQIEESLKEIKAPLIGLEYLIEHPPEEAHYEPKYICSLCTKQGHPRTILNHMTCYGHRYQYILRHFPKACSMLAPYRSQTCYREGVGIVVSRLAQRIEDKCGRQKPVNIEKEEYEKDKERIHRWIFKGRHYDENEGGTLEEIVDIDLITSLSQNDSSSKDRRSNSSSERRDPSPPVVAAPAKPHFNHFSRPAGRQERRTGSVESLSDISDEGDTDMRRDSARNDRNSRPDDRRRAMSPVRSRYIIRNNIVGQRKSQEKTRPPNYEYKLKLAAEKRAAAEEFAKKTLAYHEKNPEKHPLYPEEWKKFWNKRYKEIQAEGKDPSKHDFKPEWIVFWTARMKVLHDEELRVTVNELYRKMCLSPPDMSRSSAEPPRRALDARRPPDTGRRLDDVGRRDDRRRSPFDRRRRSPDSRRRSPDPRRRSPDLRRRSPDLRRRSPDMHRRSPDPRRRSPDYRHRSPLHRRSPDFKRDRRSPMMRRSPIRRRSIDRHRSPLAHRPLARSRSPIRLSPMRGRGALEGRSGSPLSQRGMQARNRSPEHELAPSMQTVLISDDELKPDDGGLSPWNSDNEIGSVGSSASRRRGLGGGAGGGAPDDVVATLRLLVALEDYLGSLGPKLVDLLAEALKMEKEKANSSEELLVRESAVVLIETAKEKLKGAAQAGLVTGSAATAARAAVVRAAATLHEADKRARKKQQAEATKSSLAVAGVGAVDRAQIAQQMAAALVAQGKTDVSSDELAQLVDAVVGMAEAKQRQARRAEPARPAPPAAPRAAGAAGTTSALQMLQSAYDENDKRIEKDDAPDAMDGLSDSDLETLLKNFNELSAEEQHSLIAYLKKLEAREPARVERLRKYVSDAAHGPAPAPGPAPAAGPAPDPAPAPKVDSAQLVLESDDDDYTVEEVFKSATQKVKEDQIRQEMEIVKKSLEESKPSTPTAPVPEKTPEPAASVSSIADLSRHLSSASDLFALVQATIKSTTTPTPAPIVQPPEVVVSNTQPRSFGDLPEVPLVLQESLVPPAPLPSPSPLLRMPQDLGDNRKLQTPPSEHYQHGGPPPTDQYEQDNQRPNEDYNQSNPPPNEQFGQNDRFVPGNQPPNDRFAQGNLPINNRFGQVPTPNDRFGQGNPQNDRFGQGNPPMNERFGQINQPPIDRFPQQPNDRFGPGNQQPNDRFPPGNQPQIERFAQGNQPQMERFGPGNQPQMERFGPGNQPPNDRFGQPNQPPNDRFIQGNQPIIDRFVQGSQPFIDRFGQNIQPNEVYNQINQWIRPNTIMLENRAPLRGPNNPVQLLASGPYNPGLRQNFMNRNNFDNRPQMMNQQQFGNYDNQNNFRGRGGRGHFGGGPMRGRGRGYY; this is encoded by the exons AGAAGCCACAAAATGTAAGAGAAGCACAGGAAGACTTCCACAATCGGGACGCAATCAGTCTAGAGCAGGAGTTTTCCAAGTACAGAAACATTCCTTGTCAAATTGAGGAATCGCTGAAGGAAATCAA GGCTCCGTTGATAGGGCTGGAGTATCTAATCGAGCACCCGCCGGAGGAGGCGCACTACGAGCCCAAGTACATCTGCTCGCTGTGCACCAAGCAGGGTCACCCGCGCACCATCCTCAACCACATGACTTGTTACGGCCACCGATACCAGTATATT CTGCGCCACTTCCCGAAGGCGTGCAGCATGCTGGCGCCGTACCGCTCGCAGACGTGCTACCGCGAGGGCGTGGGCATCGTGGTCAGCCGCCTGGCGCAGCGCATCGAGGACAAGTGCGGCCGGCAGAAGCCCGTCAACATCGAGAAAGAGGAATATGAGAAAGACAA GGAGCGAATTCATCGTTGGATCTTCAAAGGGCGTCACTACGACGAGAATGAAGGCGGCACTTTGGAAGAGATCGTCGACATCGACCTTATTACCTCGCTCTCTCAAAATG ATTCGTCGTCTAAGGACAGGAGGTCAAACAG TAGTTCGGAGAGGAGGGATCCATCGCCGCCGGTGGTCGCCGCGCCGGCTAAACCACACTTCAATCACTTTTCG CGGCCGGCGGGTCGGCAGGAGCGCCGCACGGGCTCCGTGGAGTCACTGTCGGACATCAGCGATGAGGGCGACACTGACATGCGCCGGGACTCGGCCAGGAATGATCGCAACTCTAG ACCGGATGATAGACGTCGCGCCATGTCACCGGTGCGAAGTCGATACATCATCAGAAATAACATTGTAGGCCAGAGGAAATCACAAGAGAAG ACGCGGCCGCCGAACTACGAATACAAGTTGAAGCTGGCGGCCGAGAAGCGCGCGGCGGCGGAGGAGTTCGCGAAGAAAACCCTTGCGTACCACGAGAAGAACCCCGAGAAACATCCACTGTACCCTGAGGAGTGGAAGAAGTTCTGGAACAAACGATACAAGGAAATACAAGCAG AGGGTAAAGACCCATCAAAGCACGACTTCAAGCCGGAGTGGATAGTGTTCTGGACGGCGCGGATGAAGGTGCTGCACGACGAGGAGCTGCGCGTGACCGTGAACGAGCTGTACCGCAAGATGTGCCTGTCGCCGCCCGACATGAGCCGCTCGTCGGCCGAGCCCCCGCGCCGCGCGCTGGACGCCCGCCGCCCGCCCGACACCGGCCGACGGTTGGACGACGTCGGAAGGCGCGATGACCGACGTCGGTCGCCGTTTGATCGTCGCCGGCGCTCGCCTGATTCACGGCGCCGTTCCCCGGATCCCCGGCGTCGGTCCCCGGACCTTCGACGTCGATCGCCGGACCTACGACGTCGGTCACCAGATATGCACCGTCGGTCTCCAGATCCGCGTCGACGGTCGCCGGACTACCGACATAGATCGCCGTTGCACAGGCGCTCTCCTGATTTTAAACGTGACCGCAG GTCACCCATGATGCGTCGCTCGCCCATCAGACGTCGCTCCATAGATCGTCACCGGTCACCGCTGGCGCACCGCCCTCTGGCACGCTCACGCAGTCCCATTAG ACTGAGTCCGATGCGCGGTCGCGGGGCGCTGGAGGGCCGCAGCGGCAGTCCGCTGTCGCAGCGCGGCATGCAGGCGCGCAACCGCAGTCCCGAGCACGAGCTCGCGCCCTCCATGCAGACCGTGCTCATCTCTGACGACGAGCTCAAACC aGATGATGGAGGTCTGTCGCCGTGGAACTCTGACAACGAGATCGGCTCGGTGGGGTCGAGCGCGTCGCGACGCCGCGGCCTGGGGGGCGGCGCGGGAGGGGGGGCGCCCGACGACGTCGTGGCCACCCTGCGCCTACTCGTGGCGCTCGAGGACTACCTCGGCAGTCTGGGGCCCAAGCTCGTCGACCTGCTCGCCGAGGCGCTCAAGATGGAGAAG GAGAAGGCGAACTCTTCGGAAGAGCTTCTCGTGCGTGAGAGTGCGGTGGTGCTGATCGAGACCGCCAAGGAGAAGCTGAAGGGCGCGGCGCAGGCGGGGCTCGTGACCGGCagcgccgccaccgccgcccgcgccgccgtcGTCCGCGCCGCCGCCACGCTGCACGAGGCCGACAAACGAGCGAGGAAAAAG CAACAGGCGGAGGCCACCAAGTCGTCGCTGGCGGTGGCGGGCGTGGGCGCCGTGGACCGCGCGCAGATCGCGCAGCAGATGGCGGCGGCGCTCGTGGCGCAGGGCAAGACCGACGTGTCCTCCGACGAGCTGGCGCAGCTCGTGGACGCCGTCGTGGGCATGGCCGAGGCCAAGCAGCGCCAGGCGCGCCGCGCGGAGCCcgcccgccccgcgccgcccgccgcgccccgTGCCGCCGGGGCCGCGGGCACCACCTCCGCGCTGCAGATGCTGCAGTCCGCCTACGACGAAAACGATAAAAG AATAGAGAAGGACGACGCTCCCGACGCGATGGACGGCCTGTCCGATTCGGACTTGGAGACGTTGCTCAAGAACTTCAACGAGCTGTCGGCGGAGGAGCAGCACAGCCTCATCGCGTACCTGAAGAAGCTGGAGGCGCGGGAGCCGGCGCGGGTGGAGCGCCTGCGCAAGTACGTGAGCGACGCGGCGCACGGGCCCGCGCCCGCCCCGgggcccgcgcccgccgcgggACCGGCGCCCGACCCCGCACCCGCACCCAAGGTTGACTCCGCACAGCTCGTGCTCGAGAGTGATGACGACGACTACACGGTGGAAGAG GTCTTCAAATCGGCGACACAAAAAGTGAAAGAAGACCAAATACGACAAGAAATGGAAATCGTAAAGAAGTCTTTGGAAGAGAGCAAACCTTCGACGCCGACTGCGCCGGTGCCCGAGAAGACACCCGAGCCGGCTGCGAGCGTGAGTTCAATCGCGGACCTCTCCCGACACTTGTCCTCGGCCAGTGACCTGTTCGCGTTGGTACAAGCCACTATCAAATCGACCACGACACCTACACCGGCGCCCATAGTCCAGCCCCCAGAAGTGGTGGTCAGTAATACACAACCTAGATCTTTTGGAGATCTCCCTGAAGTTCCACTCGTTCTTCAAGAGTCACTTGTTCCTCCTGCTCCGTTACCTTCGCCGTCGCCCCTGCTAAGAATGCCACAGGATTTAGGGGATAATAGAAAATTACAGACACCGCCAAGTGAGCACTACCAGCATGGTGGTCCACCGCCGACTGACCAATACGAGCAGGATAATCAGCGGCCAAATGAAGATTACAATCAAAGCAATCCACCGCCGAATGAACAGTTCGGTCAAAATGACCGATTTGTTCCCGGGAATCAGCCGCCAAATGATAGGTTCGCTCAAGGAAATTTACCAATAAACAATAGGTTTGGTCAAGTTCCTACCCCAAATGACCGCTTTGGTCAGGGAAATCCCCAGAATGATCGTTTTGGTCAAGGAAACCCACCCATGAACGAACGTTTCGGTCAAATAAACCAGCCGCCAATTGATCGTTTTCCTCAACAACCAAATGATCGTTTTGGTCCAGGAAACCAACAGCCAAATGATCGTTTCCCTCCAGGCAACCAGCCCCAAATTGAACGTTTTGCTCAAGGAAATCAACCGCAAATGGAACGTTTTGGACCAGGAAACCAGCCACAAATGGAACGCTTTGGACCAGGAAATCAACCACCTAATGATCGATTCGGTCAACCAAACCAACCTCCAAATGATCGCTTTATTCAAGGAAACCAACCGATAATTGATCGTTTCGTACAAGGAAGTCAACCTTTCATCGACCGTTTCGGTCAAAATATTCAACCGAACGAAGTCTACAACCAAATTAATCAATGGATTAGGCCTAATACCATTATGCTTGAAAACCGAGCGCCATTGAGAGGACCGAATAACCCGGTGCAGTTGCTTGCCAGTGGTCCGTACAATCCGGGGCTTCgacaaaatttcatgaatagaaataattttgataaccGACCACAGATGATGAACCAGCAACAATTTGGTAACTACgacaatcaaaataatttcagaGGTCGAGGAGGGAGGGGACACTTCGGAGGAGGACCCATGAGAGGTCGCGGCCGAGGTTACTATTAA
- the LOC142980159 gene encoding uncharacterized protein CG7065-like isoform X5, protein MVERSGRDVAGKWIYLCYPCAAVCSGESILQTHISGKKHKAKLALTNRWPCSIFDDHPYHQASAKTAEKPQNVREAQEDFHNRDAISLEQEFSKYRNIPCQIEESLKEIKAPLIGLEYLIEHPPEEAHYEPKYICSLCTKQGHPRTILNHMTCYGHRYQYILRHFPKACSMLAPYRSQTCYREGVGIVVSRLAQRIEDKCGRQKPVNIEKEEYEKDKERIHRWIFKGRHYDENEGGTLEEIVDIDLITSLSQNDSSSKDRRSNSSSERRDPSPPVVAAPAKPHFNHFSRPAGRQERRTGSVESLSDISDEGDTDMRRDSARNDRNSRPDDRRRAMSPVRSRYIIRNNIVGQRKSQEKTRPPNYEYKLKLAAEKRAAAEEFAKKTLAYHEKNPEKHPLYPEEWKKFWNKRYKEIQAEGKDPSKHDFKPEWIVFWTARMKVLHDEELRVTVNELYRKMCLSPPDMSRSSAEPPRRALDARRPPDTGRRLDDVGRRDDRRRSPFDRRRRSPDSRRRSPDPRRRSPDLRRRSPDLRRRSPDMHRRSPDPRRRSPDYRHRSPLHRRSPDFKRDRRSPMMRRSPIRRRSIDRHRSPLAHRPLARSRSPIRLSPMRGRGALEGRSGSPLSQRGMQARNRSPEHELAPSMQTVLISDDELKPDDGGLSPWNSDNEIGSVGSSASRRRGLGGGAGGGAPDDVVATLRLLVALEDYLGSLGPKLVDLLAEALKMEKEKANSSEELLVRESAVVLIETAKEKLKGAAQAGLVTGSAATAARAAVVRAAATLHEADKRARKKQQAEATKSSLAVAGVGAVDRAQIAQQMAAALVAQGKTDVSSDELAQLVDAVVGMAEAKQRQARRAEPARPAPPAAPRAAGAAGTTSALQMLQSAYDENDKRIEKDDAPDAMDGLSDSDLETLLKNFNELSAEEQHSLIAYLKKLEAREPARVERLRKYVSDAAHGPAPAPGPAPAAGPAPDPAPAPKVDSAQLVLESDDDDYTVEEVFKSATQKVKEDQIRQEMEIVKKSLEESKPSTPTAPVPEKTPEPAASVSSIADLSRHLSSASDLFALVQATIKSTTTPTPAPIVQPPEVVVSNTQPRSFGDLPEVPLVLQESLVPPAPLPSPSPLLRMPQDLGDNRKLQTPPSEHYQHGGPPPTDQYEQDNQRPNEDYNQSNPPPNEQFGQNDRFVPGNQPPNDRFAQGNLPINNRFGQVPTPNDRFGQGNPQNDRFGQGNPPMNERFGQINQPPIDRFPQQPNDRFGPGNQQPNDRFPPGNQPQIERFAQGNQPQMERFGPGNQPQMERFGPGNQPPNDRFGQPNQPPNDRFIQGNQPIIDRFVQGSQPFIDRFGQNIQPNEVYNQINQWIRPNTIMLENRAPLRGPNNPVQLLASGPYNPGLRQNFMNRNNFDNRPQMMNQQQFGNYDNQNNFRGRGGRGHFGGGPMRGRGRGYY, encoded by the exons AGAAGCCACAAAATGTAAGAGAAGCACAGGAAGACTTCCACAATCGGGACGCAATCAGTCTAGAGCAGGAGTTTTCCAAGTACAGAAACATTCCTTGTCAAATTGAGGAATCGCTGAAGGAAATCAA GGCTCCGTTGATAGGGCTGGAGTATCTAATCGAGCACCCGCCGGAGGAGGCGCACTACGAGCCCAAGTACATCTGCTCGCTGTGCACCAAGCAGGGTCACCCGCGCACCATCCTCAACCACATGACTTGTTACGGCCACCGATACCAGTATATT CTGCGCCACTTCCCGAAGGCGTGCAGCATGCTGGCGCCGTACCGCTCGCAGACGTGCTACCGCGAGGGCGTGGGCATCGTGGTCAGCCGCCTGGCGCAGCGCATCGAGGACAAGTGCGGCCGGCAGAAGCCCGTCAACATCGAGAAAGAGGAATATGAGAAAGACAA GGAGCGAATTCATCGTTGGATCTTCAAAGGGCGTCACTACGACGAGAATGAAGGCGGCACTTTGGAAGAGATCGTCGACATCGACCTTATTACCTCGCTCTCTCAAAATG ATTCGTCGTCTAAGGACAGGAGGTCAAACAG TAGTTCGGAGAGGAGGGATCCATCGCCGCCGGTGGTCGCCGCGCCGGCTAAACCACACTTCAATCACTTTTCG CGGCCGGCGGGTCGGCAGGAGCGCCGCACGGGCTCCGTGGAGTCACTGTCGGACATCAGCGATGAGGGCGACACTGACATGCGCCGGGACTCGGCCAGGAATGATCGCAACTCTAG ACCGGATGATAGACGTCGCGCCATGTCACCGGTGCGAAGTCGATACATCATCAGAAATAACATTGTAGGCCAGAGGAAATCACAAGAGAAG ACGCGGCCGCCGAACTACGAATACAAGTTGAAGCTGGCGGCCGAGAAGCGCGCGGCGGCGGAGGAGTTCGCGAAGAAAACCCTTGCGTACCACGAGAAGAACCCCGAGAAACATCCACTGTACCCTGAGGAGTGGAAGAAGTTCTGGAACAAACGATACAAGGAAATACAAGCAG AGGGTAAAGACCCATCAAAGCACGACTTCAAGCCGGAGTGGATAGTGTTCTGGACGGCGCGGATGAAGGTGCTGCACGACGAGGAGCTGCGCGTGACCGTGAACGAGCTGTACCGCAAGATGTGCCTGTCGCCGCCCGACATGAGCCGCTCGTCGGCCGAGCCCCCGCGCCGCGCGCTGGACGCCCGCCGCCCGCCCGACACCGGCCGACGGTTGGACGACGTCGGAAGGCGCGATGACCGACGTCGGTCGCCGTTTGATCGTCGCCGGCGCTCGCCTGATTCACGGCGCCGTTCCCCGGATCCCCGGCGTCGGTCCCCGGACCTTCGACGTCGATCGCCGGACCTACGACGTCGGTCACCAGATATGCACCGTCGGTCTCCAGATCCGCGTCGACGGTCGCCGGACTACCGACATAGATCGCCGTTGCACAGGCGCTCTCCTGATTTTAAACGTGACCGCAG GTCACCCATGATGCGTCGCTCGCCCATCAGACGTCGCTCCATAGATCGTCACCGGTCACCGCTGGCGCACCGCCCTCTGGCACGCTCACGCAGTCCCATTAG ACTGAGTCCGATGCGCGGTCGCGGGGCGCTGGAGGGCCGCAGCGGCAGTCCGCTGTCGCAGCGCGGCATGCAGGCGCGCAACCGCAGTCCCGAGCACGAGCTCGCGCCCTCCATGCAGACCGTGCTCATCTCTGACGACGAGCTCAAACC aGATGATGGAGGTCTGTCGCCGTGGAACTCTGACAACGAGATCGGCTCGGTGGGGTCGAGCGCGTCGCGACGCCGCGGCCTGGGGGGCGGCGCGGGAGGGGGGGCGCCCGACGACGTCGTGGCCACCCTGCGCCTACTCGTGGCGCTCGAGGACTACCTCGGCAGTCTGGGGCCCAAGCTCGTCGACCTGCTCGCCGAGGCGCTCAAGATGGAGAAG GAGAAGGCGAACTCTTCGGAAGAGCTTCTCGTGCGTGAGAGTGCGGTGGTGCTGATCGAGACCGCCAAGGAGAAGCTGAAGGGCGCGGCGCAGGCGGGGCTCGTGACCGGCagcgccgccaccgccgcccgcgccgccgtcGTCCGCGCCGCCGCCACGCTGCACGAGGCCGACAAACGAGCGAGGAAAAAG CAACAGGCGGAGGCCACCAAGTCGTCGCTGGCGGTGGCGGGCGTGGGCGCCGTGGACCGCGCGCAGATCGCGCAGCAGATGGCGGCGGCGCTCGTGGCGCAGGGCAAGACCGACGTGTCCTCCGACGAGCTGGCGCAGCTCGTGGACGCCGTCGTGGGCATGGCCGAGGCCAAGCAGCGCCAGGCGCGCCGCGCGGAGCCcgcccgccccgcgccgcccgccgcgccccgTGCCGCCGGGGCCGCGGGCACCACCTCCGCGCTGCAGATGCTGCAGTCCGCCTACGACGAAAACGATAAAAG AATAGAGAAGGACGACGCTCCCGACGCGATGGACGGCCTGTCCGATTCGGACTTGGAGACGTTGCTCAAGAACTTCAACGAGCTGTCGGCGGAGGAGCAGCACAGCCTCATCGCGTACCTGAAGAAGCTGGAGGCGCGGGAGCCGGCGCGGGTGGAGCGCCTGCGCAAGTACGTGAGCGACGCGGCGCACGGGCCCGCGCCCGCCCCGgggcccgcgcccgccgcgggACCGGCGCCCGACCCCGCACCCGCACCCAAGGTTGACTCCGCACAGCTCGTGCTCGAGAGTGATGACGACGACTACACGGTGGAAGAG GTCTTCAAATCGGCGACACAAAAAGTGAAAGAAGACCAAATACGACAAGAAATGGAAATCGTAAAGAAGTCTTTGGAAGAGAGCAAACCTTCGACGCCGACTGCGCCGGTGCCCGAGAAGACACCCGAGCCGGCTGCGAGCGTGAGTTCAATCGCGGACCTCTCCCGACACTTGTCCTCGGCCAGTGACCTGTTCGCGTTGGTACAAGCCACTATCAAATCGACCACGACACCTACACCGGCGCCCATAGTCCAGCCCCCAGAAGTGGTGGTCAGTAATACACAACCTAGATCTTTTGGAGATCTCCCTGAAGTTCCACTCGTTCTTCAAGAGTCACTTGTTCCTCCTGCTCCGTTACCTTCGCCGTCGCCCCTGCTAAGAATGCCACAGGATTTAGGGGATAATAGAAAATTACAGACACCGCCAAGTGAGCACTACCAGCATGGTGGTCCACCGCCGACTGACCAATACGAGCAGGATAATCAGCGGCCAAATGAAGATTACAATCAAAGCAATCCACCGCCGAATGAACAGTTCGGTCAAAATGACCGATTTGTTCCCGGGAATCAGCCGCCAAATGATAGGTTCGCTCAAGGAAATTTACCAATAAACAATAGGTTTGGTCAAGTTCCTACCCCAAATGACCGCTTTGGTCAGGGAAATCCCCAGAATGATCGTTTTGGTCAAGGAAACCCACCCATGAACGAACGTTTCGGTCAAATAAACCAGCCGCCAATTGATCGTTTTCCTCAACAACCAAATGATCGTTTTGGTCCAGGAAACCAACAGCCAAATGATCGTTTCCCTCCAGGCAACCAGCCCCAAATTGAACGTTTTGCTCAAGGAAATCAACCGCAAATGGAACGTTTTGGACCAGGAAACCAGCCACAAATGGAACGCTTTGGACCAGGAAATCAACCACCTAATGATCGATTCGGTCAACCAAACCAACCTCCAAATGATCGCTTTATTCAAGGAAACCAACCGATAATTGATCGTTTCGTACAAGGAAGTCAACCTTTCATCGACCGTTTCGGTCAAAATATTCAACCGAACGAAGTCTACAACCAAATTAATCAATGGATTAGGCCTAATACCATTATGCTTGAAAACCGAGCGCCATTGAGAGGACCGAATAACCCGGTGCAGTTGCTTGCCAGTGGTCCGTACAATCCGGGGCTTCgacaaaatttcatgaatagaaataattttgataaccGACCACAGATGATGAACCAGCAACAATTTGGTAACTACgacaatcaaaataatttcagaGGTCGAGGAGGGAGGGGACACTTCGGAGGAGGACCCATGAGAGGTCGCGGCCGAGGTTACTATTAA